A genomic window from Rhizobium sp. EC-SD404 includes:
- the apaG gene encoding Co2+/Mg2+ efflux protein ApaG, translated as MYRALTRDIEVTVEPFYLDDQSDPDDSRYVWGYRIVIANKSDTVVQLKSRYWHITDEQGRVDEVRGPGVVGEQPILRPGDSYEYQSGCPLDTPSGVMYGLYEMQSENGESFEVVIPAFSLDRPGAMRTLN; from the coding sequence ATGTATCGCGCATTGACCCGCGACATCGAAGTAACGGTCGAGCCCTTCTACCTGGACGACCAATCGGACCCGGATGACAGCCGTTATGTCTGGGGCTATCGCATCGTGATTGCCAACAAGTCCGACACGGTCGTTCAACTGAAGAGCCGCTATTGGCACATCACCGACGAGCAGGGCCGTGTCGATGAGGTTCGCGGCCCGGGCGTCGTTGGCGAGCAACCAATTCTGCGCCCTGGCGACAGCTATGAATACCAGTCGGGCTGCCCGCTCGATACCCCGTCGGGCGTGATGTACGGCCTCTACGAGATGCAGTCGGAAAACGGGGAGAGCTTCGAGGTGGTCATCCCCGCATTTTCGCTGGATCGCCCAGGAGCGATGAGAACCCTCAATTGA
- a CDS encoding CDP-alcohol phosphatidyltransferase family protein has product MLDGAAKSIIQPTLDRIGRVLAGWGIRADHVTIAGLLIGVFAGAAIIWEQFIAAVVLILASRALDGLDGAVARATAPSDFGGFLDIVLDFAFYGFIPLAFIIQDPQQNGIAGGLLLLSFYVNGASFLAFATIAQKRGLSTEARGVKSFYFTTGLAEASETLLVFLAFCLLPGYFAWIAIFFAILCFYTALSRIVEASDLFR; this is encoded by the coding sequence GTGCTGGACGGGGCAGCCAAATCCATCATCCAGCCGACCCTCGATCGAATTGGCCGAGTGCTTGCCGGCTGGGGCATCAGAGCCGATCATGTCACGATCGCCGGGCTACTGATCGGCGTTTTCGCCGGTGCCGCGATCATCTGGGAACAGTTTATCGCAGCGGTCGTCCTGATCCTGGCAAGCCGCGCGCTCGATGGCCTGGATGGCGCAGTGGCGCGGGCGACGGCGCCGAGCGATTTCGGCGGGTTTCTCGATATCGTTCTCGACTTCGCTTTCTACGGCTTCATTCCGCTAGCCTTCATCATCCAAGATCCCCAGCAGAACGGCATCGCCGGAGGGCTGCTGCTTCTGTCCTTCTACGTGAACGGTGCGAGCTTTCTTGCCTTTGCCACCATTGCGCAAAAGCGTGGGCTCTCGACCGAAGCGCGCGGCGTGAAATCCTTCTATTTCACGACGGGCCTGGCGGAGGCGTCGGAGACGCTGCTGGTCTTCCTCGCCTTTTGTCTTTTGCCCGGATATTTTGCTTGGATCGCGATCTTCTTCGCGATCCTCTGCTTCTATACGGCGCTGTCGCGGATCGTTGAGGCGAGCGACCTGTTCCGCTGA
- a CDS encoding Hsp33 family molecular chaperone, translating into MNDQSPRLGEFDYAGDDHVLPFQVEALDARGRAVQLGPMLDKIMARHDYPEPVARLLAEAITLTVLIGTSLKFDGKFMVQTQGDGPVDLLVADFTTPDAVRAYARFNEQALAEAVAANRLEPHELLGKGILAFTIDQGEYMQRYQGIVELDGATLEEIAGAYFRQSEQIPTKVRLSVAQLYDRDQDGQPRHQWRAGGVIVQFLPDAPERMRQGDLPGGDAPDDFESTGIDHDDAWVEAVAMVESIDADELTDPLVGSERLLFRLFHERGVRVFEPAPVLDRCTCSRDKIKSVLDNFTSDEIADSTEDGVIAVTCEFCSTEYRFEPEELGESGAESESRIH; encoded by the coding sequence ATGAATGACCAAAGCCCCAGATTGGGCGAGTTTGACTATGCCGGCGACGATCACGTCCTGCCCTTCCAGGTGGAGGCGCTCGATGCGCGCGGCCGTGCCGTTCAACTCGGCCCGATGCTCGACAAGATCATGGCACGGCACGATTATCCCGAGCCAGTCGCCCGCCTGCTCGCCGAGGCGATCACGCTGACGGTGCTGATCGGCACGTCGCTGAAATTCGATGGCAAATTCATGGTGCAGACGCAAGGTGACGGGCCCGTCGATCTGCTGGTGGCAGACTTCACGACGCCCGATGCCGTGCGCGCCTATGCGCGTTTCAACGAGCAGGCGCTCGCCGAAGCTGTCGCCGCAAACCGGCTCGAGCCGCATGAGCTGCTCGGCAAGGGCATCCTGGCGTTCACGATCGACCAGGGCGAATACATGCAGCGCTACCAGGGTATCGTCGAACTCGATGGCGCGACCCTGGAGGAGATTGCAGGCGCATATTTCCGGCAGTCGGAGCAGATACCGACGAAAGTTCGGCTTTCGGTGGCGCAGCTTTATGACCGTGATCAAGACGGGCAGCCGAGGCACCAGTGGCGGGCCGGTGGCGTCATCGTGCAGTTCCTGCCCGATGCACCGGAGCGCATGCGCCAAGGGGACCTTCCGGGCGGTGATGCGCCGGACGATTTCGAGTCGACAGGCATCGATCACGACGATGCCTGGGTCGAAGCCGTAGCCATGGTGGAAAGCATCGACGCCGACGAGCTCACCGATCCGCTTGTCGGGTCGGAGCGTCTTCTGTTCCGGCTGTTCCATGAGCGCGGGGTGCGGGTTTTCGAACCGGCGCCTGTCCTCGACCGGTGCACGTGTTCGCGCGACAAGATCAAGTCGGTGCTCGACAATTTCACCAGCGATGAAATCGCCGATAGCACCGAGGATGGCGTGATCGCCGTTACCTGCGAGTTCTGCTCGACCGAGTATCGGTTCGAACCCGAGGAACTCGGTGAAAGCGGTGCGGAAAGCGAAAGCCGCATTCACTAG
- a CDS encoding efflux RND transporter permease subunit, protein MARSPIRQSMVEARQRAGRAAGGGILRTFVRHPNAANMLMALMIIFGLFSLARINTQFFPPVEQPSISVSLAWPGSSAEDVERNVLALVEPAVRYIDGVDDMSSTASEGSGSIRLDFAEGTDMQRALAEVESAVRGVSNLPTDVETPRVTRAQFFEGVAKLAVTGSASEDVKRNWAKRIRDDLVARGIDRIEFTGLRSPEIVVDIDERELRRLGMTIEEVSQAISANSRDVPSGNVEGSVERQVRLIAERETPARLASMEIKTLPTGERVTLGDVARIDGGYDPDEQRGFSDGTPAIELDIQRAANADTLQTASILNTYLASLTPQLPANVEIQTYDVASDALEERVWLLIENGIGGLLVVIVVLFLFLDFRIALWVAAGIPVAVMATIGLMYVSGQSINMISIFALIMMLGIIVDDAIVVGEQTNTRLEMGDDPLTAAENGVGMVMTPVIAAMATTLAAFAPIVILGGPIGQMMSALPLVVIAVLVASLVECFFVLPGHLAHSLGRKRRVGWSYWRHLAIALMLTLAAAVFLSRQSGLTEESASFLGRTSLALASLAPAFQAAIIGAVALLIAGLLEFAIQKLQRRDAGSTGSQKSRFREGFDRRFEAFRDGPFDRVVSVAFHWRYVTVALSVGVMMIVSVGLLRGQHVPFVFFESPEAETISGSIVFNAGLPEDEAVAAIGRIENALREAERDLAGEGALIAATFTTLGTSGRSGDTTARINVQLTTSETRTIRTPEIVAAWEEAAPDIAGVRRFSIFQARLGPPGRDVEIRLQGDRIGSLKAASDDVIALLATIPGVSGVEDDLPYGKPELVMELTTRGALLGFTTDEVGRQIRNAFQGAIPFRFARGDDEVTVRISQTMRQQGSGAIRNFELRTADGSYVPLTEVVSLSERQGFSSIRRRDGQSTLSVTGDVDLAQTTPDAVLAQVRGGGGLDLIAAEHGVEFNFGGRAEEQEEAFSDLTIATMAALTVIYIILAWVFGSYWRPIAVMLIIPFGLAGAIFGHWLMGFPLTIMSLIGLLGLGGILVNDSIILVDRLDERLKAGDPVDDAAIGASRDRFRAVLLTSLTTIGGLGPLIFETSIQAQFLIPMAVTIVFGLGISTVLVLMLVPAFIGIGYDIRNALSAIYGRRAAVSPASL, encoded by the coding sequence ATGGCCCGCTCTCCCATTCGCCAATCGATGGTCGAAGCCCGCCAGCGTGCCGGACGCGCCGCAGGCGGCGGCATCCTTCGCACGTTCGTGCGCCATCCCAATGCCGCCAACATGCTGATGGCGCTGATGATCATCTTCGGGCTCTTCAGCCTGGCGCGGATCAACACCCAGTTCTTCCCGCCTGTCGAGCAGCCGAGCATTTCGGTGTCCCTTGCCTGGCCCGGTTCGAGTGCCGAAGACGTCGAGCGCAACGTGTTGGCGCTGGTCGAGCCGGCGGTGCGTTATATCGACGGCGTCGACGACATGTCGTCCACGGCGAGCGAGGGATCGGGCTCGATCCGGCTCGACTTCGCCGAAGGCACGGACATGCAGCGCGCGCTGGCGGAAGTGGAAAGCGCCGTGCGCGGCGTGTCCAACCTGCCGACCGATGTGGAGACGCCGCGGGTCACTCGCGCGCAGTTCTTCGAGGGTGTCGCCAAGCTCGCCGTGACCGGGTCGGCATCCGAAGACGTGAAGCGAAATTGGGCCAAGCGTATCCGCGACGATCTTGTCGCCCGCGGGATCGACCGGATCGAATTCACCGGACTGCGCAGCCCCGAGATCGTCGTCGATATCGACGAGCGGGAGCTTCGTCGACTCGGGATGACCATCGAGGAAGTATCGCAGGCGATTTCGGCAAACAGCCGGGACGTGCCTTCGGGGAACGTGGAAGGTTCGGTCGAGCGCCAGGTGCGGCTGATTGCGGAGCGGGAAACGCCTGCCCGCCTTGCCAGCATGGAGATCAAAACCCTGCCGACCGGCGAGCGCGTGACGCTCGGCGACGTTGCGCGCATCGATGGTGGATACGATCCCGACGAGCAGCGCGGCTTCTCGGATGGCACGCCGGCGATCGAACTGGACATCCAGCGCGCCGCCAACGCCGATACGCTGCAGACCGCATCGATCCTCAACACCTACCTCGCGAGCCTCACGCCGCAGCTGCCCGCCAATGTCGAGATTCAGACTTACGATGTGGCGTCCGACGCGCTCGAAGAACGGGTGTGGTTGCTGATCGAGAACGGCATCGGCGGGTTGCTTGTCGTCATCGTGGTGCTGTTCCTGTTCCTCGACTTCCGGATCGCGCTCTGGGTCGCCGCCGGCATTCCGGTCGCGGTCATGGCCACGATCGGGCTCATGTACGTGTCGGGTCAGTCGATCAACATGATCTCTATCTTCGCGCTGATCATGATGCTCGGCATCATCGTCGACGATGCGATCGTCGTCGGTGAACAGACCAACACGCGGCTGGAAATGGGCGACGACCCGCTGACGGCAGCGGAGAATGGCGTCGGCATGGTCATGACGCCGGTGATCGCGGCCATGGCGACGACGCTGGCCGCATTCGCCCCTATCGTGATCCTCGGTGGACCGATCGGCCAGATGATGAGCGCCTTGCCGCTCGTTGTCATTGCCGTTTTGGTGGCAAGCCTCGTCGAATGCTTTTTCGTGCTCCCGGGACATCTGGCGCATTCGCTCGGGCGCAAGCGGCGGGTCGGCTGGTCCTATTGGCGCCATCTCGCCATCGCGCTGATGCTGACCCTTGCGGCGGCCGTCTTCCTGTCGCGCCAATCGGGCCTGACGGAAGAGAGTGCCTCGTTCCTTGGCCGGACCTCACTCGCGCTGGCTAGTCTGGCGCCTGCATTCCAAGCGGCGATCATCGGGGCGGTGGCGCTGCTCATCGCGGGATTGCTGGAATTCGCTATCCAAAAGTTGCAGCGCCGTGACGCCGGATCGACCGGCTCGCAGAAAAGCCGCTTCCGCGAAGGCTTCGACCGTCGTTTCGAGGCCTTTCGCGACGGGCCGTTCGACCGGGTCGTCTCCGTGGCGTTTCATTGGCGCTATGTGACCGTGGCGCTGTCGGTCGGCGTGATGATGATCGTCAGCGTCGGGCTCCTGCGCGGCCAGCATGTGCCCTTCGTCTTTTTCGAATCTCCCGAGGCCGAAACGATCTCGGGTAGCATCGTCTTCAATGCGGGCCTGCCGGAAGACGAAGCCGTCGCCGCGATCGGGCGCATCGAAAACGCCCTGAGGGAGGCGGAACGAGACCTTGCCGGCGAAGGCGCACTCATCGCCGCTACGTTCACGACCCTCGGCACGTCGGGCCGCAGCGGCGATACGACAGCGCGGATCAATGTGCAGCTGACAACGTCTGAGACCCGAACCATCCGCACGCCTGAGATCGTTGCCGCGTGGGAGGAAGCCGCGCCGGACATCGCCGGCGTTCGACGCTTCTCCATCTTTCAGGCGCGCCTTGGGCCACCCGGGCGGGACGTCGAAATCCGGCTTCAGGGCGACCGTATCGGCTCGCTGAAGGCAGCGTCGGACGATGTGATCGCGTTGCTTGCCACGATCCCCGGCGTTTCCGGCGTCGAGGACGACCTTCCCTACGGCAAGCCCGAGCTGGTGATGGAGCTGACGACGAGGGGCGCGCTGCTCGGTTTCACAACCGACGAAGTTGGCCGGCAGATCCGCAATGCCTTCCAGGGCGCGATCCCGTTCCGCTTCGCACGCGGCGACGACGAAGTGACCGTGCGCATCAGTCAGACGATGAGGCAGCAGGGGTCCGGCGCGATCCGCAATTTCGAGCTGCGCACGGCGGACGGAAGCTACGTTCCGCTGACCGAGGTCGTGTCGCTTTCGGAGCGGCAGGGCTTTTCCTCGATCCGCCGTCGGGACGGTCAATCGACCCTGTCGGTGACCGGCGACGTTGATCTGGCACAAACGACGCCGGATGCGGTTCTTGCGCAGGTGAGGGGCGGCGGTGGCCTTGATCTGATCGCCGCCGAGCACGGCGTCGAATTCAATTTCGGCGGGCGCGCGGAGGAGCAGGAGGAGGCATTCTCGGACCTGACGATTGCGACCATGGCTGCGCTGACGGTGATCTACATCATCCTTGCCTGGGTCTTCGGCAGCTATTGGCGTCCCATCGCGGTGATGCTGATCATTCCCTTCGGTCTTGCCGGTGCGATCTTTGGCCATTGGCTCATGGGATTTCCGTTGACGATCATGTCGCTGATCGGCCTGCTCGGCCTTGGCGGGATTCTCGTCAACGATTCCATCATCCTGGTCGACCGCTTGGATGAGCGACTGAAAGCGGGCGATCCCGTGGACGATGCCGCCATCGGTGCCAGCCGCGATCGTTTTCGGGCCGTCCTTCTCACATCTCTGACGACGATCGGCGGGCTCGGTCCGCTCATCTTCGAAACCAGTATCCAGGCGCAGTTCCTGATCCCCATGGCCGTGACGATCGTGTTCGGCCTCGGTATCTCGACGGTGCTGGTCCTTATGCTTGTGCCGGCATTCATCGGGATCGGCTACGATATTCGCAACGCGCTGTCGGCGATCTACGGTCGCCGTGCAGCCGTGTCGCCTGCGTCTCTCTGA
- a CDS encoding efflux RND transporter periplasmic adaptor subunit: MLISPHDESVLTDGVNDAASGSTMRRTGRFMLQFALMLAILVGSYVVMTMVIAARPERVPSPITPTIYAVAAQDVVIEDHRPDILAYGDVVAQRTVDLRAQVTGEIIEVNPQLRAGQRIEQGDFLARIDPFAYEGQLTEARASLAQAQAVLSEIDARIAAERDQQESAELQLEIAESDLLRAQSLSDRGAGTQQQLDERRLVVSQRNQAVSQSRNALIVEEARRNQQQAEIERQEWLVRQAERALSNTTLTAPFAGVISEAIAEPGRIAGSADIIASIYDDQLLEARFTLTDAQYGRISSDGEPLIGRVIEASWVVGTETYRYEGTIDRLGATVASDRGGVEVFARLAPGDHAVQLRPGAFVALSVPDRLYAETIELPESAVYDPGHAYVVEEGVLQRREVTVLAYQGDTVLLRGDLQPGERVLTTRLTEADDGLAVRIAGEEAEAVPAAEAVEPAGERSGGRRPGGRGAMRAFGG, translated from the coding sequence ATGCTGATCTCTCCCCATGACGAGTCCGTGTTGACCGATGGCGTCAACGATGCCGCGTCCGGCTCGACGATGCGGCGTACCGGTCGTTTCATGCTCCAGTTCGCGCTGATGCTGGCGATCCTTGTCGGATCCTACGTGGTCATGACGATGGTCATCGCGGCGCGTCCAGAGCGGGTGCCGAGCCCGATCACGCCGACGATCTATGCGGTGGCGGCACAGGACGTCGTGATTGAAGACCATCGGCCCGATATCCTTGCCTATGGCGACGTCGTCGCGCAGCGCACGGTCGATCTGCGCGCCCAGGTGACGGGCGAGATCATCGAAGTGAACCCGCAGTTGCGAGCCGGCCAGCGGATCGAGCAGGGCGATTTTCTCGCCCGTATCGACCCCTTCGCCTATGAAGGACAGCTGACCGAGGCACGCGCGAGCCTGGCGCAGGCGCAGGCGGTCCTGAGCGAGATCGATGCGCGCATTGCCGCCGAGCGCGATCAGCAGGAGAGCGCAGAACTGCAGCTTGAGATCGCTGAAAGCGATCTGCTTCGTGCGCAATCGCTTTCCGACCGTGGGGCCGGCACGCAGCAGCAACTGGATGAACGCCGCCTCGTCGTCTCGCAGCGCAATCAAGCCGTCAGCCAGAGCCGCAATGCCCTCATCGTCGAGGAGGCGCGCCGCAATCAGCAGCAGGCGGAGATCGAGCGTCAGGAATGGCTGGTGCGCCAAGCCGAACGCGCGCTTTCCAATACGACGCTGACGGCGCCGTTCGCCGGTGTGATCTCCGAAGCCATCGCGGAGCCGGGGCGTATCGCCGGCAGCGCCGACATTATCGCCTCAATTTACGACGACCAGTTGCTCGAAGCCCGCTTCACGCTCACCGATGCGCAATACGGCCGGATCTCGTCCGATGGTGAGCCGCTTATCGGGCGCGTCATCGAGGCGTCCTGGGTCGTCGGCACGGAGACCTACCGTTATGAAGGCACGATCGACCGCTTGGGCGCCACGGTAGCGTCCGACCGCGGTGGCGTTGAGGTCTTCGCGCGACTGGCCCCGGGCGACCACGCCGTGCAGTTGCGGCCGGGCGCCTTCGTCGCGCTGTCCGTACCTGATCGGCTTTATGCCGAGACTATCGAGCTGCCAGAGAGCGCGGTTTACGATCCCGGCCATGCCTATGTCGTCGAAGAGGGCGTGCTTCAGCGCCGCGAGGTGACCGTTTTGGCCTATCAGGGCGATACGGTGTTGCTCCGGGGCGATCTGCAACCGGGCGAGCGCGTGCTGACGACGCGGCTGACGGAGGCCGACGACGGCCTAGCCGTACGCATCGCCGGTGAAGAAGCAGAGGCGGTGCCGGCCGCCGAGGCTGTCGAGCCTGCCGGTGAACGCAGCGGCGGTAGACGACCCGGCGGCCGGGGCGCGATGCGCGCGTTCGGAGGCTGA
- the argF gene encoding ornithine carbamoyltransferase, with product MGANGTPRHFIDLSTTTADDLRGIIDNARTTKDALKSGRGDKPLAGKVLAMIFEKPSTRTRVSFDVGMRQLGGETLFLSGTEMQLGRAETIADTAKVLSRYVDIIMIRTTEHNRLLELAEHATVPVINALTDDTHPCQIMADILTFEEHRGPIKGKTIAWSGDGNNVLHSLIEASARFGFTMNVAVPEGSEPEARYVDWARANGGVVNVTNDPMDAVRGADCVVTDTWFSMGQEHRARGHNVFHPYQVNEALMAEANPEALFMHCLPAHRGEEVTDGVIDGVQSVVFDEAENRLHAQKAIIAWCMGV from the coding sequence ATGGGCGCCAACGGCACGCCACGCCATTTCATCGATCTGTCGACCACCACGGCGGACGATCTTCGCGGCATCATCGACAATGCGCGCACCACCAAGGATGCCTTGAAGTCGGGCCGGGGCGATAAGCCCTTGGCTGGCAAAGTGCTTGCCATGATCTTCGAGAAGCCGTCGACGCGGACCCGCGTGTCCTTCGATGTCGGCATGCGCCAGCTTGGCGGGGAAACGCTGTTTCTCTCCGGCACGGAGATGCAGCTCGGGCGCGCCGAGACGATCGCCGATACGGCCAAGGTGCTGTCGCGCTATGTCGACATCATCATGATCCGCACGACGGAACACAATCGCCTACTGGAACTGGCCGAACACGCGACCGTGCCCGTGATCAACGCGTTGACGGACGACACCCACCCCTGCCAGATCATGGCCGACATCCTGACCTTCGAGGAGCATCGGGGCCCTATCAAGGGCAAGACGATCGCATGGTCGGGCGACGGCAACAACGTGCTGCATTCGCTGATCGAGGCGTCGGCCCGTTTCGGCTTCACGATGAATGTGGCCGTGCCGGAAGGCTCCGAGCCGGAGGCACGCTATGTCGATTGGGCCCGCGCCAATGGCGGCGTTGTCAATGTGACGAACGATCCGATGGATGCGGTGCGCGGCGCCGATTGCGTGGTAACCGACACCTGGTTCTCCATGGGCCAGGAACATCGTGCGCGCGGCCACAACGTGTTCCATCCTTATCAGGTGAACGAGGCGCTGATGGCCGAAGCCAACCCGGAAGCGCTCTTCATGCATTGCCTGCCGGCACATCGAGGCGAGGAAGTGACCGACGGCGTCATCGATGGTGTCCAGTCGGTGGTGTTCGACGAGGCGGAGAACCGGCTGCACGCGCAGAAGGCGATCATCGCCTGGTGCATGGGCGTTTGA
- a CDS encoding TrkH family potassium uptake protein: MSDALDFRPVFLVTGTLLAALGLAMLVPALVGFAGGDRDWSVFVVCSLITTLVGTSLFAATRGTAQGLSRRQALLMTVVSWLALVFFASLPFVWTGVLPSYTDAFFESMSGLTTTGATVIIGLDTTSVGVLFWRGLLQWLGGLGIIVMAIAVLPMLQIGGMQLFKAEAFDTAEKILPRARQISSSITLVFIGITLICAMCYAAAGMGMTDAVIHAMTTVATGGFSTKDSSFGYFDSASMEWIAVFFMIAGSIPFLLYVQLLQGRARSLFDDDQVRAFLLFVLAASLIAWGIADRSGYHQGHDALRHAAFNVISVVTGTGYASTDYGLWGSHAVAFFFVIMFAGGCAGSTSCGIKIFRFIVLFEAVREHIYRVLYPHGIFRPKFNGRPIEASVITSVMSFFFLFIMAFAFLSLALMMTGLDMTTAVSGAGSALSNVGPGLGTVIGPAGNYASLNDTAKWLLAAGMFLGRLELFTILVLFLPRFWRT, encoded by the coding sequence TTGAGCGATGCGCTCGATTTCCGGCCGGTTTTCCTCGTCACAGGCACACTCCTTGCCGCTCTCGGGCTGGCCATGCTGGTTCCCGCGCTGGTTGGGTTCGCCGGTGGAGACCGGGACTGGTCTGTCTTCGTCGTCTGCTCGTTGATCACGACCCTCGTCGGAACATCGCTCTTTGCCGCTACGCGTGGAACGGCACAGGGACTGTCGCGCCGCCAGGCGCTGCTGATGACCGTGGTTTCGTGGCTGGCGCTCGTCTTCTTCGCATCCCTGCCCTTCGTCTGGACCGGCGTTTTGCCGAGCTACACCGACGCATTCTTCGAGAGCATGTCGGGACTGACGACGACAGGCGCGACCGTGATCATCGGGCTCGATACCACGTCTGTCGGCGTGCTGTTCTGGCGCGGCCTGCTACAATGGCTCGGCGGCCTCGGCATCATCGTCATGGCGATCGCTGTTCTGCCCATGCTGCAGATCGGCGGCATGCAATTGTTCAAGGCGGAAGCTTTCGACACGGCCGAAAAGATCCTGCCGCGCGCGCGCCAGATCTCAAGCTCCATCACGCTCGTATTCATCGGCATAACGCTGATCTGCGCCATGTGCTACGCTGCCGCCGGCATGGGCATGACCGATGCCGTCATCCATGCCATGACGACGGTCGCCACCGGCGGCTTCTCCACCAAGGATAGCTCCTTCGGATATTTCGACAGCGCCTCGATGGAGTGGATCGCGGTCTTTTTCATGATCGCCGGGTCGATTCCCTTCCTCCTCTACGTTCAACTGTTGCAGGGGCGGGCTCGCTCGCTCTTTGACGACGACCAGGTGCGGGCGTTCCTCTTGTTCGTTCTCGCCGCTTCGCTGATCGCCTGGGGAATCGCCGATCGAAGCGGCTACCACCAGGGCCACGATGCGCTTCGACATGCGGCGTTCAACGTGATCTCCGTCGTCACCGGCACCGGCTATGCGTCGACGGATTACGGGCTGTGGGGCTCGCACGCCGTTGCCTTCTTCTTCGTCATCATGTTCGCCGGCGGATGTGCGGGATCGACGTCGTGCGGCATCAAGATCTTTCGCTTCATCGTCCTGTTCGAAGCGGTGCGGGAGCACATCTACCGCGTGCTCTATCCGCACGGCATCTTTCGGCCGAAGTTCAATGGGCGACCGATCGAAGCCTCTGTCATCACATCCGTGATGAGTTTCTTCTTTCTGTTCATCATGGCATTCGCATTTCTATCGCTTGCCTTGATGATGACGGGTCTCGATATGACGACGGCCGTATCCGGCGCGGGTTCGGCGCTCTCCAATGTCGGTCCGGGCCTCGGCACCGTGATCGGGCCAGCCGGCAACTATGCCAGCCTCAACGACACCGCCAAATGGCTGCTGGCAGCGGGCATGTTTCTCGGCCGCCTGGAACTGTTCACCATCCTCGTGCTCTTCCTGCCCCGGTTCTGGCGGACCTGA
- a CDS encoding O-succinylhomoserine sulfhydrylase: MTSKTWRTATTLVHGGTTRSQHGETSEALFLTQGYVYESAEAAEARFKGEAEGFIYSRYANPTVDMFEKRMCALEGAEDARATATGMAAVSAALLCQVKAGDHVVAARALFGSCRWVVEKLMARYGVETTLVDGRDIENWKKAVRPNTKVFFLESPTNPTLEVIDIAAVATLANEIGARVVVDNVFATPLFQKPLELGAHIVVYSTTKHIDGQGRCLGGVILSDKEWIDENLHDYFRHTGPSMSPFNAWTMLKGLETLPLRVRQQTESATRIADALDDRKGVNRVIYPGRADHPQADIIAKQMTGGSTLIAIDVDGGKEASFAFQNALEIIRISNNLGDAKSLITHPATTTHKNLAEEDRLELGIGAGTLRLSVGLEDTDDLIEDIDRALSAM; the protein is encoded by the coding sequence ATGACATCCAAAACTTGGCGCACGGCAACCACGCTCGTTCACGGCGGCACCACGAGGTCCCAGCACGGCGAGACCTCCGAAGCCCTCTTCCTCACGCAAGGCTACGTCTACGAAAGCGCCGAAGCTGCCGAAGCGCGCTTCAAGGGCGAAGCGGAAGGCTTTATCTATTCCCGCTACGCCAACCCGACCGTCGACATGTTCGAAAAGCGCATGTGCGCGCTGGAAGGCGCTGAAGACGCCCGGGCGACCGCAACGGGCATGGCCGCCGTTTCCGCAGCGCTTCTGTGCCAAGTGAAGGCCGGCGACCATGTCGTGGCCGCGCGCGCGCTCTTCGGGTCCTGTCGCTGGGTCGTTGAAAAGCTGATGGCGCGCTACGGCGTCGAGACCACGTTGGTCGACGGCCGCGACATCGAGAACTGGAAGAAGGCCGTTCGCCCCAACACGAAAGTCTTCTTCCTCGAAAGCCCGACCAACCCGACGCTGGAAGTCATCGACATCGCCGCAGTCGCGACGCTCGCCAACGAGATCGGTGCCCGCGTGGTCGTCGACAACGTCTTCGCAACGCCGCTCTTCCAGAAGCCGCTGGAGCTCGGCGCGCATATCGTCGTCTATTCGACCACCAAGCACATCGATGGCCAGGGCCGTTGTCTTGGCGGCGTGATCCTGTCCGACAAGGAATGGATCGACGAGAACCTGCACGACTATTTCCGCCATACCGGCCCGTCCATGTCGCCCTTCAATGCCTGGACGATGCTGAAGGGCCTGGAGACGCTTCCCCTGCGCGTCCGTCAGCAGACGGAAAGCGCGACCCGCATCGCCGACGCGCTCGATGACCGCAAGGGCGTCAACCGCGTCATCTATCCGGGCCGGGCCGACCATCCGCAGGCCGACATCATCGCCAAGCAGATGACCGGTGGCTCCACCCTGATCGCCATCGACGTGGACGGCGGCAAGGAGGCTTCATTCGCATTCCAGAACGCGCTCGAGATCATCCGCATCTCCAACAATCTCGGCGATGCCAAGAGCCTGATCACCCATCCGGCCACGACGACGCATAAGAACCTCGCCGAAGAGGACCGTCTGGAACTCGGCATCGGCGCCGGCACTTTGCGCCTGTCCGTCGGGCTCGAGGACACGGATGATCTGATCGAGGATATCGACCGGGCGCTTTCCGCGATGTGA